A stretch of the Deltaproteobacteria bacterium GWC2_65_14 genome encodes the following:
- a CDS encoding glutamine-hydrolyzing GMP synthase — MLIARRVRELKVYCEIHPCNVSPEAIREFGPSGIILSGGPASVYEENAPGIPREVLEMGIPVLGICYGMQLIAHLLGGTVARAAGREYGFANIRGEWGSPLFLGIEEFRHQRTIQVWMSHGDRLETLPEGFAAIARSENSPMAAMADRDRNLYGVQFHPEVAHTPRGKEILSNFLFRICGLSPVWTMHSFIETSIRKTRETVGDDRVVLGLSGGVDSSVAAVLLHRALGDQLTCIFVDNGLLRKEEGEEVLRTFRGGIGLHLEHVDAADRFLAALEGVEDPERKRKIIGEIFIRVFEEAARKIPGVGFLGQGTLYPDVIESVSFKGPSATIKSHHNVGGLPEKMHLRLIEPLRELFKDEVRELGRELGVPDPILDRQPFPGPGLAVRIIGAVTPERIRILQEADAIVIEEVRAAGLYESIWQSFAVLLPIKTVGVMGDERTYENVAAVRAVHSLDGMTADWVRLPYDLLQRISTRIINEVQGINRVVYDISSKPPSTIEWE; from the coding sequence ATGCTCATCGCGCGGCGCGTTCGGGAGCTGAAGGTCTATTGCGAGATCCATCCCTGCAACGTTTCCCCGGAAGCGATCCGGGAATTCGGTCCCTCCGGGATCATCCTCTCCGGAGGCCCGGCCAGCGTCTACGAGGAGAACGCGCCCGGAATCCCCCGGGAGGTGCTGGAGATGGGGATTCCCGTGCTGGGGATCTGCTACGGGATGCAGCTGATCGCCCACCTGCTGGGGGGGACGGTGGCCCGCGCGGCCGGACGGGAATACGGTTTCGCCAATATCCGTGGGGAGTGGGGGAGCCCCCTCTTCCTCGGAATCGAGGAATTCCGGCACCAGAGGACGATCCAGGTCTGGATGAGCCACGGGGACCGGCTCGAGACGCTGCCGGAGGGATTCGCCGCGATTGCCCGCTCGGAGAACTCCCCGATGGCGGCGATGGCGGACCGGGACCGGAACCTCTACGGCGTGCAGTTCCACCCCGAGGTGGCCCACACCCCGAGGGGGAAGGAGATCCTCTCGAACTTCCTCTTCCGGATCTGCGGACTTTCCCCGGTCTGGACGATGCACTCCTTCATCGAGACCAGCATCCGGAAGACCCGCGAGACGGTGGGGGACGACAGGGTCGTCCTCGGACTCTCCGGGGGGGTCGACTCGTCGGTCGCCGCGGTGCTGCTGCACCGGGCGCTCGGCGACCAGCTCACCTGCATCTTCGTGGACAACGGTCTGCTGAGAAAGGAGGAGGGGGAGGAGGTCCTTCGCACCTTCCGGGGAGGGATCGGGCTTCACCTGGAGCATGTCGACGCCGCCGACCGGTTCCTCGCCGCGCTCGAGGGGGTGGAGGACCCGGAGAGGAAGCGGAAGATCATCGGGGAGATCTTCATCCGGGTGTTCGAGGAGGCGGCCCGGAAGATCCCGGGGGTCGGCTTCCTCGGCCAGGGAACCCTCTATCCCGACGTGATCGAAAGCGTCTCCTTCAAGGGGCCGTCGGCCACGATCAAGTCGCACCACAACGTGGGGGGGCTTCCGGAGAAGATGCACCTTCGGCTGATCGAGCCGCTCCGGGAGCTGTTCAAGGACGAGGTCCGGGAGCTCGGGCGGGAACTGGGAGTCCCCGATCCCATCCTGGACCGGCAGCCCTTCCCGGGTCCCGGGCTCGCGGTCCGGATCATCGGCGCGGTGACCCCCGAGAGGATCCGGATCCTCCAGGAGGCCGACGCCATCGTGATCGAGGAGGTGCGCGCGGCCGGGCTCTACGAGTCGATCTGGCAGTCCTTCGCCGTCCTCCTCCCGATCAAGACGGTCGGGGTGATGGGGGACGAGCGGACCTACGAGAACGTCGCCGCGGTCCGGGCCGTCCACAGCCTCGACGGCATGACCGCCGACTGGGTCCGCCTCCCCTACGATCTTCTCCAGCGGATCTCGACCCGGATCATCAACGAGGTCCAGGGGATCAACCGGGTCGTATACGACATCTCCTCCAAGCCCCCGAGCACGATAGAATGGGAATAG
- a CDS encoding DNA polymerase III subunit alpha, with the protein MSEFVHLHLHSQYSLLDGAIKIKELVRKVARMKMPAVALTDHGGMIGAVDFYEQAVNEGIRPILGAEVYVAPGSRHDRNAGQGGDRSHHMILLAESDQGYRNLIRLVSRAHVEGFYYKPRVDRELLREHGAGLIATSACLQGEIPTLLRHEGPDRAALAVEEYREIFPDGRFFIEIQDNGLKEQNRANPGLIELARRTGTPLVATNDCHYLERSDARVHDILLCLQTGKTIGAEGRMRFETDQFYVKSAEEFERAFGHVAPDALRNTLAIAERCRVELDLGRNKIPEFRVPDGMTSEKYLRQLAGEGLARRFGEMKRRGGKIDVKNEETYRKRLEFELSVIEKTGFSGYFLIVWDFIRYAKEQGIPVGPGRGSAAGSLVAYSLRITEVDPIPYGLLFERFLNPERISLPDIDCDFCKDRRDEVIRYVEDRYGKENVAQIITFGTMKARAAVRDVGRVLEMPYFEVDRIAKLIPPDLGMTLDRALKVEPRLGEMIRENPKIGELFEYARGIEGLSRHASTHAAGVVIANRPITEYVPLYRNSNGDITTQFSMKHIEKVGLVKFDFLGLRTLTAIHDTLVLLRELRNEEVDLETLSLSDPETYAMLSRGDTAGVFQCESRGFTDLLLRLKPDRFTHLIDAVALYRPGPLQSGMVEDFIQRRHGQKKIEYLLPELKEILRETYGVIVYQEQVMQIAAALAGFSMGEADVLRKAMGKKDPELMEQQKRRFLDGARERGVPAQKTAAIFDLMAQFGEYGFNKSHSAAYALVAYQTATLKAHHPVEYFCALMTSESGDTAKIIRYIAYCREKGIPILPPDVNESRYAFYPAGNGIRFGLSAIKGIGASAIEAIREAKGEEPFRSVEDFLSRVDLRKVNKRAVESLVKAGAFDTLSAERDRLFASLPALLEAAQETVRRRESGQFSLFGEEESAPATGKPGGQKPYPVWSMRERLAFEKEALGFYITGHPLDDYADELELFANATTGRLAGMKSGTEVRVGGIVNALRERTTRKGEKMATLTLEDLEGIVEVLVFPETYRECQELLSSDQPVFFVGQLETDDRSARIKTTAVYGMESLRDQLGRSVHLEVRADRMTAADLSDLRRMIERHRGSKKSYLHLVREGEFEAVFDLPDSFSILPSLTLARELRARFGYGVLRLH; encoded by the coding sequence ATGAGCGAGTTCGTCCACCTGCACCTGCATTCCCAGTACAGCCTCCTGGACGGGGCGATCAAGATCAAGGAACTGGTGCGCAAGGTCGCCCGGATGAAGATGCCCGCGGTGGCGCTGACCGACCACGGCGGGATGATCGGGGCGGTCGATTTCTACGAACAGGCGGTCAACGAGGGGATCCGCCCGATCCTCGGCGCCGAGGTCTACGTCGCGCCGGGTTCCCGCCACGACCGCAACGCGGGGCAGGGGGGCGACCGCTCCCACCACATGATCCTGCTGGCCGAGTCGGACCAGGGGTACCGGAACCTGATCCGCCTCGTCTCCCGGGCCCACGTGGAGGGGTTCTACTACAAGCCCCGGGTCGACCGCGAGCTGCTCCGGGAGCATGGTGCCGGCCTGATCGCCACCTCGGCCTGCCTGCAGGGGGAGATCCCCACCCTCCTGCGCCACGAAGGGCCGGACCGGGCCGCCCTGGCGGTCGAGGAGTACCGGGAGATCTTCCCGGACGGGCGCTTCTTTATCGAGATCCAGGACAACGGGCTCAAGGAGCAGAACCGGGCGAACCCCGGCCTGATCGAGCTGGCCCGCCGGACCGGCACCCCGCTGGTGGCCACGAACGACTGCCACTATCTCGAGCGGTCCGACGCCCGGGTGCACGACATCCTGCTCTGCCTCCAGACCGGAAAGACGATCGGGGCCGAGGGGCGGATGCGGTTCGAGACCGACCAGTTCTACGTGAAGTCGGCGGAGGAGTTCGAGCGGGCCTTCGGACACGTCGCGCCGGACGCCCTCCGGAACACCCTTGCGATCGCCGAACGCTGCCGGGTGGAGCTCGACCTCGGCCGCAACAAGATCCCGGAATTCCGCGTTCCCGACGGGATGACCTCGGAGAAGTACCTGCGGCAACTCGCCGGAGAGGGGCTCGCCCGGCGGTTCGGGGAGATGAAGCGGCGCGGCGGGAAAATCGACGTGAAGAACGAGGAGACCTACCGGAAGCGGCTCGAGTTCGAGCTCTCCGTCATCGAGAAGACCGGCTTTTCCGGGTATTTCCTGATCGTGTGGGACTTCATCCGCTATGCGAAGGAACAGGGGATCCCGGTGGGCCCCGGGAGAGGAAGCGCCGCGGGGAGCCTGGTCGCCTACTCCCTCCGGATCACCGAGGTCGACCCGATCCCGTACGGCCTGCTCTTCGAGCGGTTCCTGAACCCGGAGCGGATCAGCCTTCCCGACATCGACTGCGACTTCTGCAAGGACCGCCGGGACGAGGTGATCCGCTACGTGGAGGATCGGTACGGGAAGGAAAACGTGGCCCAGATCATCACCTTCGGGACGATGAAGGCCCGGGCGGCGGTCCGGGATGTGGGCCGGGTGCTCGAGATGCCCTACTTCGAGGTCGACCGGATCGCCAAGCTGATCCCACCCGACCTCGGGATGACGCTCGACAGGGCGCTGAAGGTCGAGCCCCGGCTGGGAGAGATGATCCGGGAGAACCCGAAGATCGGGGAACTCTTCGAGTATGCCCGGGGAATCGAGGGGCTCTCCCGCCACGCCTCGACCCATGCGGCGGGGGTGGTCATCGCGAACCGGCCGATCACCGAGTATGTCCCGCTGTACCGGAATTCGAACGGAGACATCACCACCCAGTTCTCGATGAAGCATATCGAGAAGGTCGGCCTGGTGAAGTTCGACTTTCTCGGGCTGCGGACCCTCACGGCGATCCACGACACGCTCGTCCTCCTCCGGGAGCTCCGGAACGAGGAGGTGGACCTGGAGACCCTCTCCCTCTCCGACCCGGAGACCTACGCGATGCTCTCCCGGGGGGACACGGCCGGGGTCTTCCAGTGCGAGAGCCGCGGCTTCACCGACCTGCTCCTCCGGCTGAAGCCGGACCGGTTCACCCACCTGATCGACGCCGTGGCCCTCTATCGTCCGGGACCGCTCCAGAGCGGGATGGTCGAGGACTTCATCCAGCGGAGGCACGGCCAGAAGAAGATCGAATACCTCCTGCCGGAGCTCAAGGAGATCCTCCGGGAGACCTACGGCGTCATCGTCTACCAGGAGCAGGTGATGCAGATCGCGGCGGCGCTGGCCGGCTTCTCCATGGGGGAGGCGGACGTCCTGAGAAAAGCGATGGGGAAGAAGGACCCCGAACTCATGGAGCAGCAGAAGCGCCGCTTCCTCGACGGGGCGCGCGAGCGGGGGGTGCCCGCCCAGAAGACGGCGGCGATCTTCGACCTGATGGCGCAGTTCGGCGAGTACGGATTCAACAAGTCGCACAGCGCCGCCTACGCGTTGGTGGCCTACCAGACCGCCACCCTCAAGGCCCACCATCCGGTGGAGTACTTCTGCGCCCTCATGACCTCGGAATCCGGCGACACGGCGAAGATCATCCGGTACATCGCCTACTGCCGGGAGAAGGGGATCCCGATCCTTCCGCCCGACGTGAACGAGTCCCGCTACGCCTTCTATCCCGCGGGGAACGGGATCCGGTTCGGGCTCTCGGCGATCAAGGGGATCGGCGCGTCCGCGATCGAGGCGATCCGGGAGGCGAAGGGGGAGGAGCCGTTCCGCTCGGTCGAGGATTTCCTCTCCCGGGTCGACCTGCGGAAGGTGAACAAGCGGGCGGTGGAAAGCCTCGTCAAGGCGGGAGCGTTCGACACCCTGTCGGCCGAGCGGGACAGGCTGTTCGCTTCGCTGCCGGCGCTCCTGGAGGCCGCGCAGGAGACCGTGCGGCGCAGGGAGTCGGGACAGTTCTCCCTGTTCGGGGAAGAGGAATCGGCGCCTGCAACGGGGAAGCCGGGGGGCCAGAAGCCCTACCCCGTCTGGAGCATGCGGGAGCGGCTCGCCTTCGAGAAGGAGGCGCTCGGGTTCTACATCACCGGGCATCCGCTCGACGACTATGCCGACGAGCTGGAGCTTTTCGCGAACGCCACCACCGGCCGTCTCGCGGGGATGAAATCCGGGACCGAGGTCCGGGTCGGCGGAATCGTCAACGCCCTTCGGGAGAGGACCACCCGGAAGGGGGAGAAGATGGCCACGCTCACCCTCGAGGATCTCGAGGGGATCGTCGAGGTGCTCGTCTTTCCGGAGACCTACCGGGAATGCCAGGAGCTCCTCTCCTCGGACCAGCCGGTCTTTTTCGTCGGCCAACTGGAGACGGACGACCGGTCGGCCCGGATCAAGACGACGGCGGTCTACGGCATGGAGAGCCTGCGGGATCAGCTGGGCCGGTCGGTTCACCTCGAGGTCCGGGCGGACCGGATGACGGCGGCCGACCTCTCCGACCTTCGCCGGATGATCGAGCGGCACCGCGGGAGCAAGAAATCGTACCTCCACCTGGTCCGGGAGGGGGAATTCGAGGCGGTGTTCGACCTGCCGGACTCGTTCTCGATCCTTCCCTCCCTCACGCTTGCGCGCGAACTGCGGGCGCGGTTCGGGTACGGCGTGCTCCGGCTCCACTGA
- a CDS encoding GTPase HflX produces MRERPDSPERAWLVHAQRKRRPVPGSPPPPDLLAELSSLVEAAGGVVAGARTQVVVSENPGTLIGSGTVEELKETVREQDVDLVVFQNLLRPKQQANLEERLEVKVLDRREVILDIFARRARTREGKLQVELAQLSFRIGRLIGGRSELSRLGGGIGTRGPGEKKLEEDRRRIRNQIRQIERELVTVRRTRALHYRRRKEVGFHVVALVGYTNAGKSTLFNRLTGADAFVADQLFATLDPTARRFRLPAGRGGILVDTVGFIHELPDELRNAFLATLEGIGEADLIVHVADGSTERMEENIGSVEAILGVLGYGDRPTLLAVNKADLGRAGGACPAGGIRVSARTGLGTDRLLEEMERELCLRSA; encoded by the coding sequence ATGCGGGAGCGGCCGGACAGCCCCGAACGGGCCTGGCTGGTTCACGCCCAGAGAAAACGGCGTCCCGTCCCCGGCTCTCCCCCCCCTCCCGACCTGCTGGCGGAGCTTTCCAGCCTCGTCGAGGCGGCCGGCGGCGTCGTGGCCGGCGCGAGAACCCAGGTGGTGGTTTCGGAAAACCCGGGGACCCTGATCGGGTCTGGGACGGTGGAGGAGCTCAAGGAAACGGTCCGGGAACAGGACGTCGACCTGGTCGTCTTCCAGAACCTTCTTCGGCCGAAGCAGCAGGCGAACCTGGAGGAGCGGCTCGAGGTGAAGGTGCTGGACCGGAGGGAGGTGATCCTCGACATCTTCGCCCGGCGGGCGCGGACCCGGGAAGGGAAGCTCCAGGTGGAGCTGGCCCAGCTCTCCTTCCGGATCGGGAGGCTGATCGGGGGGAGGAGCGAGCTCTCGCGCCTCGGCGGAGGGATCGGAACCCGGGGGCCCGGAGAGAAGAAGCTGGAGGAGGACCGCCGCCGGATCCGGAACCAGATCCGGCAGATCGAGCGGGAGCTCGTCACGGTTCGCCGCACCCGGGCGCTCCACTACCGGCGGAGGAAGGAGGTCGGGTTCCACGTGGTCGCCCTGGTGGGCTACACGAACGCCGGGAAGTCCACCCTGTTCAACCGGCTCACGGGGGCGGACGCCTTCGTGGCGGACCAGCTCTTCGCCACCCTCGACCCCACCGCGCGACGGTTCCGGCTCCCGGCGGGGAGGGGAGGGATCCTCGTGGACACGGTCGGGTTCATCCACGAGCTTCCGGACGAGCTCCGGAACGCCTTCCTCGCGACCCTGGAGGGGATCGGCGAGGCCGACCTGATCGTGCACGTGGCCGACGGCAGCACGGAGCGGATGGAGGAGAACATCGGCTCCGTGGAGGCGATTCTCGGGGTGCTCGGGTACGGCGACCGGCCGACCCTGCTCGCCGTGAACAAGGCCGACCTGGGCCGGGCGGGCGGGGCCTGCCCCGCGGGCGGGATCCGGGTCTCGGCCCGCACGGGGCTGGGGACCGACCGGCTGCTCGAGGAGATGGAGCGGGAGCTATGCCTTCGAAGCGCATGA
- a CDS encoding threonine--tRNA ligase, with translation MTLLELAKRQGKAKTAIAARVGDRVLDLAAEAPPGGTVEWITPKDPDGVEIVRHSTAHVMAAAVTELFPGARITIGPSIENGFYYDFDVEPPFTPEDLEAIERRMAEIVKEDRPFEREVVSRDEARSRFPGEPYKEELLSDIPEETVSLYRMGGFLDLCRGPHVPSSGKVGAFKLMHTAGAYWRGDSKNRMLTRIYGAAFATRKELDDHLRMLEEVRRRDHRKLGKELDLFSVNEEIGPGLILWHPRGATVRRIMEDFWREEHVRAGYDLVFSPHVARLDLWKTSGHLDFYQQSMFSPIAVEGQDYQLKPMNCPFHILIYKSKMRSYRELPIRYAELGTVYRYEPSGTLHGLLRVRGFTQDDAHLFLQPSQLDEEIFSLLDFTLFVLRRFGFDRYDIFLSTRPERYAGTLEHWAKAEAALKGALERKGLPYEVDPGEGVFYGPKIDIKIQDMLGRSWQCSTIQVDFNNPERFDVSYIGEDGKEQRAIMIHRALMGSLERFFGVLVEHYGGAFPAWLAPVQADVLSVADRHAEYAREVVEALRGAGFRAEGDFRNEKLGYKVRESQLQKVPYALVIGDRETSGRQVSPRRLGGEQLPAMSLGDFLETLRKETINPKT, from the coding sequence ATGACGTTGCTCGAGCTTGCGAAACGACAGGGGAAGGCGAAGACGGCGATCGCGGCGCGGGTCGGAGACCGCGTCCTGGATCTCGCCGCCGAAGCTCCTCCAGGCGGGACGGTCGAGTGGATCACCCCGAAGGATCCCGACGGGGTCGAGATCGTCCGCCACAGCACCGCCCACGTGATGGCGGCGGCGGTGACGGAGCTGTTCCCCGGGGCGAGGATCACGATCGGCCCGTCGATCGAGAACGGCTTCTACTACGACTTCGACGTGGAGCCGCCGTTCACTCCGGAGGACCTGGAGGCGATCGAGCGACGGATGGCCGAGATCGTGAAGGAGGATCGCCCGTTCGAGCGGGAGGTGGTTTCCCGGGACGAAGCGCGGTCCCGATTCCCGGGGGAGCCGTACAAGGAGGAGCTGCTCTCCGACATCCCGGAGGAGACCGTGTCGCTCTACCGGATGGGCGGCTTCCTCGACCTGTGCCGGGGCCCCCACGTGCCCAGCAGCGGGAAAGTCGGGGCGTTCAAGCTGATGCACACCGCCGGCGCCTACTGGCGGGGAGACTCGAAGAACCGGATGCTCACCCGGATCTACGGAGCCGCCTTCGCCACGAGGAAGGAGCTCGACGACCACCTCCGGATGCTGGAAGAGGTCCGCAGACGGGACCACCGGAAGCTCGGGAAGGAGCTGGACCTTTTCAGCGTGAACGAGGAGATCGGTCCGGGGCTCATCCTCTGGCATCCCCGCGGGGCGACCGTCCGAAGGATCATGGAGGATTTCTGGAGGGAGGAGCATGTGCGGGCGGGATACGATCTGGTGTTTTCCCCCCACGTGGCGCGGCTCGATCTCTGGAAGACCAGCGGCCATCTCGATTTCTATCAACAGAGCATGTTCTCGCCGATCGCCGTGGAGGGGCAGGACTACCAGCTCAAGCCGATGAACTGCCCGTTCCACATCCTGATCTACAAGTCGAAGATGCGCTCCTACCGGGAGCTCCCGATCCGGTACGCCGAGCTGGGGACCGTCTACCGGTACGAGCCCTCCGGGACGCTCCACGGCCTGCTGCGCGTGCGGGGGTTCACCCAGGACGACGCCCACCTGTTCCTGCAGCCAAGCCAGCTCGACGAGGAGATCTTCTCCCTGCTGGACTTCACCCTGTTCGTGCTGCGGCGCTTCGGGTTCGACCGGTACGACATCTTCCTTTCGACGCGCCCGGAGCGGTACGCCGGGACACTCGAGCACTGGGCGAAGGCGGAGGCGGCGCTGAAGGGGGCGCTGGAGCGCAAGGGGCTCCCCTACGAGGTGGACCCCGGCGAGGGGGTCTTCTACGGCCCGAAGATCGACATCAAGATCCAGGACATGCTCGGGCGGTCGTGGCAATGCTCGACCATCCAGGTGGACTTCAACAATCCGGAACGGTTCGACGTGTCCTACATCGGCGAGGACGGCAAGGAACAGCGCGCCATCATGATCCACCGCGCCCTGATGGGATCGCTGGAGCGGTTCTTCGGGGTGCTCGTGGAGCACTACGGGGGGGCCTTTCCGGCGTGGCTTGCCCCCGTGCAGGCCGACGTGCTGTCGGTGGCCGACCGGCACGCGGAGTATGCCCGGGAGGTGGTGGAGGCCCTGCGGGGGGCCGGATTCCGGGCGGAGGGCGATTTCCGGAACGAGAAGCTCGGCTACAAGGTCCGGGAATCCCAGTTGCAGAAAGTTCCCTACGCGCTCGTGATCGGCGACCGGGAGACGTCCGGCCGCCAGGTTTCTCCCCGCCGCCTCGGAGGGGAGCAGCTTCCGGCCATGTCCCTCGGGGATTTCCTCGAGACGCTGCGGAAGGAAACCATCAACCCGAAGACGTAA
- a CDS encoding 50S ribosomal protein L35 has product MPKMKSNRGASKRFSATGRGGIKRAKQGKSHILTGKTKKRKRNLRKSALVHPTNEKSIRRLLPYL; this is encoded by the coding sequence ATGCCGAAGATGAAGAGCAACCGGGGAGCGAGCAAACGGTTCTCCGCCACCGGTCGGGGAGGCATCAAGCGCGCGAAGCAGGGGAAGAGCCACATCCTGACCGGGAAGACGAAGAAGCGGAAGCGGAACCTGCGGAAGTCCGCGCTGGTCCACCCGACGAACGAAAAATCCATCCGGCGCCTGCTTCCGTACCTGTAG
- a CDS encoding 50S ribosomal protein L20: MPRVKRAVHSHKKRRKVLKAAKGYRGGRSRLLRTAKETVARALQYAYRDRRTKKREFRSLWIIRINAAARENGLSYSQMIYGLTKAGVEVDRKMLADIAVSDADGFRTLAEKARAAIG; the protein is encoded by the coding sequence ATGCCACGCGTGAAACGAGCGGTCCATTCGCACAAGAAACGAAGGAAGGTCCTCAAGGCGGCCAAGGGATACCGGGGCGGGAGAAGCCGTCTGCTCCGGACGGCCAAGGAGACGGTCGCCCGGGCGCTCCAGTACGCCTACCGGGACCGGCGGACGAAGAAGCGGGAGTTCCGGTCGCTCTGGATCATCCGGATCAACGCGGCCGCCCGGGAGAACGGCCTCTCCTACAGCCAGATGATCTACGGCCTGACGAAGGCCGGGGTCGAGGTGGACCGGAAAATGCTCGCCGACATCGCCGTGAGCGACGCGGACGGGTTCCGCACCCTGGCGGAGAAGGCCAGGGCGGCGATCGGGTAG
- a CDS encoding phenylalanine--tRNA ligase subunit alpha, which yields MEELAEEGLRALEAAETESALLEIKGRYFGKKGALTEHLKGVSALPPEARKTLGAAVNAARGRLETDFDRRLAGIRERERIAREGRDRVDVTLPGRAAPIGHRHPVARTMAEITAVFQRLGFSVRCGPDIETDYYNFEALNIPKEHPAREMQDTFYLEWPGGDLVLRTHTSPIQIRTMETMRPPVRVIAPGAVYRCDSDITHSPMFHQVEGLAVDRGTTMADLKGMLTEFCRMMFGPGKPLRFRPSFFPFTEPSAEVDIRCVICGGSGCRVCKNSGWLEILGCGMVDPAVFGFVGYDPEEYTGFAFGMGVERIAMLRHGIADIRLLFENDIRFLSQF from the coding sequence ATCGAGGAACTCGCCGAGGAGGGGCTGCGCGCCCTGGAGGCGGCGGAGACCGAGAGCGCTCTCCTCGAGATCAAGGGGCGATACTTCGGGAAGAAGGGTGCGCTTACCGAGCACCTGAAAGGGGTGTCGGCCCTTCCCCCGGAGGCGCGGAAGACCCTCGGAGCGGCGGTGAACGCCGCCCGGGGGAGGCTCGAGACCGACTTCGATCGGCGGCTGGCCGGGATCCGGGAGCGCGAACGGATCGCCCGCGAGGGGCGGGACCGCGTGGATGTGACGCTCCCCGGACGAGCCGCGCCGATCGGCCACCGGCACCCCGTCGCCCGGACGATGGCGGAGATCACCGCCGTATTCCAGCGCCTGGGCTTCTCCGTCCGCTGCGGTCCCGACATCGAGACGGACTACTACAACTTCGAGGCGCTGAACATCCCGAAGGAGCACCCCGCGCGGGAGATGCAGGACACCTTCTACCTGGAATGGCCCGGGGGAGACCTCGTCCTGCGGACCCACACCTCTCCCATCCAGATCCGGACGATGGAGACGATGCGCCCCCCCGTCCGGGTGATCGCTCCGGGTGCCGTGTACCGGTGCGACTCGGACATCACCCACAGCCCGATGTTCCACCAGGTGGAAGGGCTCGCGGTGGACCGGGGCACGACGATGGCCGACCTGAAGGGGATGCTGACCGAGTTCTGCCGGATGATGTTCGGCCCCGGGAAACCGCTCCGGTTCCGACCGAGCTTCTTCCCCTTCACGGAGCCCTCCGCGGAGGTCGACATCCGGTGCGTCATCTGCGGCGGCTCCGGGTGCCGCGTCTGCAAGAATTCGGGATGGCTGGAAATTCTCGGATGCGGAATGGTCGACCCGGCCGTGTTCGGGTTCGTGGGATACGATCCGGAAGAGTACACCGGCTTCGCGTTCGGGATGGGAGTGGAGCGGATCGCCATGCTCCGGCACGGGATCGCCGACATCCGCCTCCTGTTCGAGAACGACATCCGGTTTCTCTCGCAGTTCTAG